A genomic region of Chlorobaculum parvum NCIB 8327 contains the following coding sequences:
- the hemL gene encoding glutamate-1-semialdehyde 2,1-aminomutase yields the protein MPVLTRSAELFEKAKKFIPGGVNSPVRAFKSVGGTPIYMAKGQGAYMTDVDGNTYLDYVGSWGPFILGSMHPRLTAAIEYTLRNIGTSFGTPIEIEIEIAELLCQIVPSLEMVRMVNSGTEATMSAVRLARGYTGKDKIIKFEGCYHGHGDSFLIKAGSGVLTLGDPDSPGVTKGTANDTLNATYNDIESVKAIVNENKGQVAAIIIEPVAGNTGVIPAKKEFLVALRELCDAEGIVLIFDEVMCGFRVALGGAQELYGVTPDLTTMGKIIGGGLPVGAFGGKRKIMENIAPLGSVYQAGTLSGNPLALTAGLETLKILMEENPYPELERKAAFLEAGFKDNMNKLGLNYTQNRVGSMACLFFTENEVYDYNSAITADTAKYGKYFHSMLDQGIYLAPSQFEAMFTSFVHTDEDLEKTVKANYNALVAATK from the coding sequence ATGCCTGTACTTACCCGTTCTGCCGAGCTTTTTGAAAAAGCCAAAAAGTTCATCCCCGGTGGCGTCAACTCCCCGGTTCGCGCCTTCAAATCTGTTGGCGGCACCCCGATCTACATGGCCAAAGGCCAGGGCGCTTACATGACCGACGTTGACGGAAACACCTACCTGGACTATGTCGGATCATGGGGCCCGTTCATTCTCGGCAGCATGCACCCCCGCCTGACCGCCGCAATTGAATACACCCTGCGCAACATCGGCACCAGCTTCGGCACGCCGATCGAAATCGAGATCGAAATCGCTGAGCTGCTTTGCCAGATCGTGCCGTCGCTAGAAATGGTTCGCATGGTCAACAGCGGCACCGAAGCCACCATGTCTGCTGTTCGCCTCGCTCGCGGCTACACCGGCAAGGACAAGATCATCAAATTCGAGGGCTGCTACCACGGCCACGGCGACAGCTTCCTCATCAAAGCCGGTTCCGGCGTGCTCACTCTCGGCGATCCCGATAGCCCGGGCGTCACCAAAGGCACCGCCAACGACACCCTCAACGCCACCTACAACGACATCGAGTCGGTCAAGGCCATCGTCAACGAGAACAAAGGCCAGGTCGCCGCAATCATCATCGAACCGGTCGCAGGCAACACTGGCGTCATTCCGGCCAAGAAAGAGTTCCTCGTCGCCCTTCGCGAGTTGTGCGACGCTGAAGGCATCGTGCTGATTTTCGACGAGGTGATGTGCGGTTTCCGCGTGGCCCTCGGCGGCGCTCAGGAGCTGTACGGCGTCACCCCCGACCTCACCACGATGGGCAAGATCATCGGCGGCGGACTGCCGGTCGGCGCATTCGGCGGCAAGCGCAAGATCATGGAAAACATCGCTCCGCTCGGCTCGGTCTATCAGGCAGGCACCCTCTCGGGCAACCCGCTCGCGCTGACCGCCGGTCTGGAAACCCTGAAAATCCTCATGGAGGAGAATCCCTATCCGGAACTCGAAAGAAAAGCCGCGTTCCTCGAAGCAGGATTCAAGGATAACATGAACAAGCTCGGCCTGAACTACACGCAGAACCGCGTCGGCTCGATGGCCTGCCTGTTCTTCACCGAGAACGAGGTGTACGACTACAACAGCGCCATTACCGCTGACACGGCCAAGTACGGCAAGTACTTCCACTCCATGCTCGACCAGGGCATCTACCTCGCCCCGTCGCAGTTCGAGGCCATGTTCACCAGCTTCGTCCACACCGACGAAGACCTGGAGAAGACCGTCAAGGCAAACTACAACGCCCTCGTCGCCGCTACCAAGTAA
- a CDS encoding DUF190 domain-containing protein → MMNFIESELLRIFVGEQEKLHHRPLYELLVSEALERGMAGATVFRGLLSFGLRHKVHTSKIFELAGELPMVIEIVDITEKIEEFLPVVETLLKESGAQALVTREAVRQWTT, encoded by the coding sequence ATGATGAACTTCATCGAATCGGAACTTCTGCGGATCTTCGTCGGTGAGCAGGAAAAGCTGCACCACCGCCCGCTCTACGAACTCCTCGTCAGCGAAGCCCTCGAACGCGGCATGGCCGGCGCAACGGTTTTCCGCGGCCTCCTCTCCTTCGGCTTGCGCCACAAAGTGCACACCTCAAAGATTTTCGAACTCGCCGGAGAGCTGCCGATGGTGATCGAAATCGTGGACATCACCGAAAAGATCGAAGAATTCCTGCCGGTAGTGGAGACCCTACTGAAAGAGTCCGGAGCGCAAGCGCTGGTGACGCGGGAAGCGGTGCGGCAGTGGACGACGTAG
- the obgE gene encoding GTPase ObgE has translation MKFVDSAKISVKAGDGGRGCVSFRREKFVPKGGPDGGDGGRGGHVYLRANRQLSTLLDFKYRKSYIAGRGEHGMGARKSGKNGNDVVIGVPCGTVVRNAETGEVLCDMVEDGQEIMIAKGGRGGQGNQHFATATRQAPRFAQPGEKGDEIELEMELKLMADVGLVGFPNAGKSTLISVFSAARPKIADYPFTTLVPNLGIVRYDDYKSFVMADIPGIIEGAAEGRGLGIQFLRHIQRTKTLLVMVPSDSADIAAEYATLLRELEKFDASLLSKPRLAVITKMDIAPEDFAIPELEPGIKVIAISSVAGQGLKALKDELWRQISTSTQITVDDAGN, from the coding sequence GTGAAGTTTGTCGATAGTGCGAAAATCTCGGTCAAGGCTGGTGACGGCGGACGGGGATGCGTGAGTTTCAGAAGAGAAAAGTTCGTGCCCAAGGGAGGCCCCGATGGCGGTGATGGCGGGCGCGGCGGCCATGTTTATCTGCGTGCCAACCGGCAGCTCTCCACTCTGCTCGACTTCAAGTACCGCAAGTCCTACATCGCCGGTCGTGGCGAACACGGCATGGGCGCGCGCAAGAGTGGCAAGAACGGCAATGACGTCGTGATCGGCGTTCCCTGCGGTACGGTGGTGCGCAATGCCGAAACCGGTGAAGTGCTCTGCGATATGGTCGAAGACGGCCAGGAGATCATGATCGCCAAGGGCGGACGTGGCGGCCAGGGCAACCAGCATTTTGCCACGGCCACCCGTCAGGCACCGCGATTCGCACAGCCCGGTGAAAAGGGCGATGAGATCGAGCTTGAGATGGAACTGAAGCTGATGGCCGACGTTGGCCTCGTGGGCTTCCCGAACGCGGGTAAATCGACCCTGATCTCGGTGTTCAGCGCCGCACGTCCGAAGATCGCCGATTATCCTTTCACCACGCTGGTGCCCAATCTCGGCATCGTACGTTACGATGACTACAAGTCGTTCGTGATGGCCGACATTCCCGGCATTATCGAGGGGGCTGCCGAAGGGCGCGGTCTTGGAATTCAGTTTCTGCGCCATATCCAGCGCACCAAAACCCTGCTCGTCATGGTGCCGTCCGATTCGGCCGATATTGCCGCCGAGTACGCAACCCTGCTTCGTGAGCTCGAGAAGTTCGATGCCTCGCTGCTCTCCAAACCGAGGCTTGCGGTGATCACCAAGATGGACATCGCGCCGGAAGATTTTGCCATACCGGAGCTTGAGCCGGGCATCAAGGTTATCGCTATTTCAAGCGTGGCCGGTCAGGGGCTCAAAGCGCTCAAGGATGAATTGTGGAGACAGATTTCCACTTCAACCCAGATCACCGTTGACGATGCCGGCAACTGA
- a CDS encoding helix-turn-helix transcriptional regulator: protein MNALSEFVRNRRKSLGLTQPELAEKAGTGLRFIRDLEQGKKTLRMDKVNQVLALFGYELGPVRQEWEE from the coding sequence ATGAATGCTTTATCTGAATTTGTTCGTAATCGGCGCAAGTCTTTGGGCTTGACCCAGCCTGAGCTGGCGGAGAAGGCTGGCACGGGGCTGCGGTTTATCCGTGATCTCGAACAGGGGAAAAAGACGTTGCGGATGGACAAGGTGAACCAGGTGCTCGCCCTGTTCGGTTACGAGCTTGGCCCTGTTCGGCAGGAGTGGGAGGAGTAA
- a CDS encoding HipA N-terminal domain-containing protein, with product MRKAEVKYLDRTAGWLVQDEEGYHFLYDQAYLESENPKPVSLTLPLQAAAYSSKTMFPFFDGLIPEGWLLDVAERNWKINPRDRMGLLMNCCADCIGAVNVHPVLSE from the coding sequence ATGCGGAAAGCCGAGGTGAAATATCTTGACCGAACAGCGGGCTGGCTTGTGCAGGATGAGGAGGGCTATCATTTCCTGTACGATCAGGCGTACCTCGAATCGGAAAATCCCAAGCCGGTCAGTTTGACGCTGCCGTTGCAGGCTGCTGCGTATTCGAGCAAAACCATGTTTCCGTTTTTTGACGGCCTGATTCCCGAAGGCTGGCTGCTCGATGTTGCCGAACGGAATTGGAAAATCAATCCGCGAGATCGCATGGGGCTTTTGATGAACTGCTGCGCGGATTGCATCGGGGCGGTCAACGTGCATCCTGTTCTTTCGGAGTAG
- a CDS encoding SDH family Clp fold serine proteinase — translation MSNNVSHQFPRTSITPTQSPKYWAKEKDRYIRQLLISDIQELTNRPLIVYFAQLDQQINFTDPDDLSEIISGIGAEEVDLLIQTPGGVVDATEKLIGILRHKFKKWRVIVPSWAKSAGTVIALSAEKIVMGINSELGPIDPQWQQQGGLSIPCEIISQDPSQPHHLKKLAEMAVNRMRSLAKLLLKNGMMQDKSDEEIEAVLKKLSNPSSYNSHAAVIDYHEAIDIGLSAEYLKHDDDLWKKLWLLYCLYDYDTKSKGLGRLIEGEVLSISR, via the coding sequence ATGAGCAACAATGTCAGCCATCAATTCCCGCGAACGTCGATTACCCCCACCCAATCGCCTAAATATTGGGCGAAGGAAAAGGATCGGTATATAAGGCAGTTGCTCATTTCGGATATCCAAGAGCTAACAAATAGACCTCTAATAGTTTATTTTGCACAGTTAGATCAACAAATCAACTTTACAGACCCTGATGATTTGTCGGAAATCATATCCGGCATTGGTGCTGAGGAAGTTGATTTGTTGATTCAAACCCCAGGAGGGGTTGTTGATGCAACTGAAAAGCTCATTGGAATCTTGCGTCATAAGTTTAAGAAATGGCGAGTAATTGTTCCAAGTTGGGCAAAATCAGCGGGGACTGTGATTGCATTATCTGCCGAAAAAATAGTCATGGGTATTAACTCAGAGCTAGGCCCTATTGATCCTCAATGGCAACAACAAGGGGGGCTTTCAATCCCTTGTGAAATAATTAGTCAAGATCCTTCTCAACCCCATCACCTTAAAAAACTTGCTGAAATGGCAGTCAACAGAATGCGATCTTTAGCCAAGTTATTACTGAAAAATGGGATGATGCAGGATAAGTCAGATGAAGAGATTGAAGCTGTCTTAAAAAAACTATCAAATCCATCTTCATATAATTCTCACGCAGCTGTAATAGATTACCATGAAGCTATAGATATTGGGCTTTCTGCTGAATACTTGAAACATGATGATGATCTCTGGAAAAAGCTTTGGCTTCTTTATTGCCTTTATGATTATGATACTAAGTCTAAAGGATTAGGGCGGCTGATTGAGGGAGAGGTATTAAGTATTTCTAGATAA
- the gatB gene encoding Asp-tRNA(Asn)/Glu-tRNA(Gln) amidotransferase subunit GatB codes for MNYEIVVGLEVHCQLNTESKAFCGCSATFGKAANTNVCPVCLALPGALPVLNARVVEDAVKLGLATNCTIARHSIMARKNYFYPDLPKGYQISQFEEPICSEGMIHVELEEGRKDVRLVRIHIEEDAGKSIHDIGDDTYIDVNRCGVPLLEIVSYPDMRTPKEASAYLQKLRQIVKYLGISDGNMEEGSLRCDANVSVRPVGATEYGTRTEIKNMNSFRNVERAIEYEAKRHIEVIEGGGVIVQETRLWDADKLETRSMRGKEHAHDYRYFPDPDLVPVLVDDGMMHRMREELPEFPEDRAARFVSEFGIPAYDAGVITVERELADYFEATVNVSGDAKASSNWVMGEVMRTLKEKYLDIHEFAILPERLGGLIKLIGAGAISNTIAKQVFEIMQQDEATAEEIVKREGLAQVSDTGAIEAAIKEILDANQKQLEQYRSGKTQLFGFFVGQCMQKMKGKANPKVVNEILKKLLDA; via the coding sequence ATGAACTATGAAATTGTCGTGGGCCTTGAGGTCCACTGTCAGCTCAATACCGAAAGCAAGGCCTTTTGCGGCTGTTCAGCAACCTTCGGCAAGGCGGCCAACACCAACGTCTGCCCTGTCTGCCTTGCGTTGCCCGGCGCGCTGCCGGTGCTGAACGCCCGTGTGGTGGAGGACGCCGTGAAGCTCGGCCTCGCCACCAACTGCACCATTGCACGCCACTCCATCATGGCGCGCAAGAACTACTTCTATCCCGACCTTCCGAAGGGCTACCAGATTTCGCAGTTCGAGGAGCCGATCTGCTCGGAGGGTATGATTCACGTCGAACTCGAAGAGGGGCGCAAGGATGTTCGTCTCGTCCGAATTCACATCGAAGAGGATGCGGGCAAGTCGATTCACGACATCGGTGACGACACCTACATCGACGTGAACCGTTGCGGCGTGCCGCTGCTGGAGATCGTGAGCTACCCCGACATGCGCACGCCTAAAGAGGCCTCGGCCTATCTGCAGAAGCTGCGCCAGATCGTCAAGTACCTCGGCATCTCCGATGGCAACATGGAGGAGGGCAGCCTTCGTTGCGACGCCAACGTGTCGGTCAGGCCGGTGGGCGCGACCGAGTACGGCACCCGCACCGAGATCAAGAACATGAACTCGTTCCGCAACGTCGAGCGCGCCATCGAGTACGAGGCCAAGCGCCACATCGAGGTGATCGAGGGCGGTGGCGTGATCGTTCAGGAGACGCGCCTGTGGGACGCTGACAAGCTCGAAACCCGCTCGATGCGCGGCAAGGAGCATGCCCACGACTACCGCTATTTCCCCGATCCGGATCTCGTGCCGGTGCTGGTCGATGACGGCATGATGCACAGGATGCGCGAAGAGCTGCCGGAGTTTCCGGAAGATCGCGCGGCGCGTTTCGTTTCGGAGTTCGGCATTCCTGCGTATGACGCTGGCGTCATCACCGTGGAGCGCGAGCTGGCCGACTATTTCGAGGCGACCGTGAACGTTTCAGGCGACGCCAAAGCCTCGTCGAACTGGGTGATGGGCGAGGTGATGCGCACGCTGAAAGAGAAGTACCTCGATATTCATGAATTCGCCATTTTGCCGGAGCGGCTCGGCGGCCTGATCAAGCTCATCGGTGCGGGCGCGATCAGCAATACCATCGCCAAGCAGGTGTTCGAGATCATGCAGCAGGACGAAGCGACGGCGGAGGAGATCGTCAAGCGCGAAGGGCTGGCGCAGGTCTCCGATACGGGTGCGATCGAGGCGGCGATCAAGGAGATTCTCGACGCAAACCAGAAGCAGCTCGAACAGTACCGCAGCGGCAAGACGCAGCTGTTCGGCTTTTTTGTCGGTCAGTGCATGCAGAAGATGAAGGGGAAGGCCAACCCGAAGGTGGTCAACGAAATTCTCAAAAAGCTGCTGGACGCCTGA
- the recO gene encoding DNA repair protein RecO, whose translation MIVKTRAVVLRDIKYRDQSKICLLLTREYGQVSVILKGGRSAKSKTGMLFSPGNLIDAVLYKKGNRDLQLASDASLVKSPLSETPDLERFSVLYRVLDLVRYASGPEEKNVPLFTLVAATIERLCDTERDFQPILAGFLLRLVSVLGFTPALKRCVFSNYDLLGSIEEMQLDELLFVHDPGGFALPGSAVPMGATIQRVPVSHYLFIRALAATGSQAACPEASPEEVSAVTALLQEYCACHLGRMPHRKHLDIVSRLISA comes from the coding sequence GTGATCGTAAAAACGCGGGCGGTCGTACTCCGCGACATCAAGTATCGCGACCAGTCCAAGATATGCCTGCTCCTGACAAGGGAGTACGGCCAGGTGTCGGTGATCCTGAAAGGCGGCCGAAGCGCGAAGAGCAAAACCGGAATGCTGTTTTCGCCAGGCAACCTCATCGATGCGGTACTCTATAAAAAAGGCAACCGCGACCTTCAGCTTGCCAGTGACGCCAGCCTGGTGAAAAGCCCCCTCTCCGAAACGCCCGACCTCGAACGCTTCAGCGTGCTCTACCGGGTGCTCGACCTCGTCCGCTACGCTTCCGGCCCCGAAGAGAAAAACGTGCCGCTCTTCACGCTTGTTGCCGCCACCATCGAACGGCTTTGCGACACCGAGCGGGACTTCCAGCCGATTCTCGCCGGCTTCCTGTTGCGTCTCGTCAGCGTGCTCGGTTTCACCCCGGCGCTGAAACGGTGCGTGTTCAGCAACTACGACCTACTGGGCAGCATCGAAGAGATGCAGCTCGACGAGCTGCTCTTTGTGCACGACCCCGGTGGCTTCGCCCTGCCGGGCAGCGCCGTACCGATGGGCGCGACGATCCAGCGCGTACCGGTGAGCCACTATCTCTTCATCCGTGCCCTTGCGGCAACCGGCAGCCAGGCGGCGTGCCCGGAAGCCTCGCCCGAGGAGGTCTCAGCGGTCACGGCACTTCTGCAGGAGTACTGCGCCTGCCACCTTGGCCGGATGCCTCACCGCAAGCACCTCGACATCGTCTCACGGCTGATCTCCGCCTGA
- a CDS encoding FmdB family zinc ribbon protein yields the protein MPTYHYRCSKCGHEEDIFQRMTEDALTKCSKCGEESYERVISAGGGFVLKGSGFYSTDYCGSKSSSSKGSAPSGGCSTGSCPFAQ from the coding sequence ATGCCAACTTACCATTACCGTTGCAGCAAGTGTGGTCATGAAGAGGATATTTTTCAGCGCATGACCGAAGACGCCCTGACCAAATGCTCCAAATGCGGAGAGGAGAGCTACGAGCGCGTCATCAGTGCTGGCGGCGGTTTTGTGCTCAAAGGTTCGGGCTTCTACAGCACCGACTACTGCGGCAGCAAATCGTCATCGTCCAAAGGCTCCGCACCAAGCGGCGGTTGCTCGACCGGCTCCTGCCCCTTTGCGCAGTAA
- a CDS encoding metal ABC transporter permease has protein sequence MPDFLHYEFMRNALLAAILSSIACGIIGSYVVVRKIGFISGGIAHTAFGGIGLGYYLGLNPLVGIIPFSLAAAIGIGLLTRKAKVSEDTAIGAFWAAGMSIGVILIGLTPGYAPNLFSYLFGNILTVPTSDLWLITLLDLLIGLMVFALNKEFLAVSFDEEHARISGLKTLALDLLMLCLIALTVVIMVRVVGIVMVIALLTIPAAVARSYSSSLPRMMAIAALLSIVFSIAGLWLSWVFDLASGATIILAASVVFLLNAFLNLRNARQAAC, from the coding sequence ATGCCTGACTTCCTGCACTACGAATTTATGCGCAACGCGCTGCTCGCGGCAATCCTGTCGAGCATTGCCTGCGGCATCATCGGCTCCTACGTGGTGGTGCGCAAAATCGGCTTCATCAGCGGCGGCATCGCCCACACGGCCTTCGGCGGCATCGGACTCGGCTACTACCTCGGTCTCAATCCGCTGGTGGGCATCATTCCGTTCAGCCTCGCGGCGGCCATCGGCATCGGCCTGTTGACGCGCAAAGCGAAAGTCTCCGAGGACACGGCCATCGGCGCGTTCTGGGCGGCGGGCATGTCGATCGGCGTCATCCTGATCGGCCTCACGCCAGGCTACGCGCCCAACCTCTTCAGCTACCTGTTCGGCAACATTCTAACCGTGCCGACCTCCGACCTCTGGCTCATCACGCTGCTCGATCTGTTGATCGGCCTGATGGTTTTCGCGCTGAACAAGGAGTTCCTCGCCGTCTCGTTCGACGAGGAGCACGCGCGGATTTCGGGCCTGAAAACGCTCGCGCTCGATCTGCTCATGCTCTGCCTCATCGCCCTGACCGTGGTGATTATGGTGCGGGTGGTCGGCATCGTGATGGTGATCGCCCTGCTCACCATTCCCGCTGCCGTCGCGCGGAGTTACAGCAGCAGTCTGCCGCGCATGATGGCGATTGCCGCACTGCTCTCGATTGTGTTCAGCATCGCCGGGCTCTGGTTGTCGTGGGTGTTCGACCTGGCTTCGGGCGCGACCATCATCCTCGCCGCATCGGTGGTGTTCCTTCTCAATGCGTTTCTCAATCTCCGAAACGCACGGCAGGCCGCCTGCTGA
- a CDS encoding HipA domain-containing protein translates to MERRCLYCYEPLESGETDFHPKCSRKMFGTATPPLLPYDENQLDELALEVVRSHTAITGVQPKLSLHLASNGKTRSPQRFTIVGLWGGYILKPPSPRFPQLPEIEDLTMHMAEELRIATVPHSLIRMKSGTLAYLTRRIDRTKKGKLHMEDMCQITGRLTENKYDGSYEQIAKAIRRFSVNPGFDVINFFEMVLFCFLTGNADMHLKNFSLIDIPEKEGVNLAPAYDLVSTALVMPSDDEELALTLNGKKKRLMLTDFQAALKTLSVDEVVQDRVFRKFSKARPALENLIDKSFLDPELKLAYKELVIKKYRQIGLAS, encoded by the coding sequence ATGGAACGGCGATGTCTCTATTGCTATGAACCGCTGGAATCCGGTGAGACGGATTTTCATCCGAAATGCAGTCGGAAAATGTTCGGAACGGCCACTCCGCCGCTGTTGCCTTACGACGAAAACCAGCTCGATGAGCTTGCGTTGGAGGTCGTTCGGAGCCATACCGCAATTACCGGCGTACAGCCCAAACTTTCGCTGCACCTGGCGTCCAACGGAAAAACCCGCTCGCCTCAACGCTTCACCATCGTCGGCTTGTGGGGCGGCTATATCCTCAAGCCGCCATCACCGCGCTTCCCGCAATTGCCGGAAATCGAGGATTTGACGATGCACATGGCCGAGGAGTTGCGGATTGCAACCGTTCCGCACAGCCTGATTCGCATGAAATCGGGAACGCTGGCCTACCTGACTCGCCGCATCGATCGTACGAAGAAGGGAAAGCTGCACATGGAGGATATGTGCCAGATTACCGGACGTCTCACGGAAAACAAATACGACGGTTCGTATGAGCAGATCGCAAAAGCGATCCGCCGTTTTTCGGTCAATCCGGGTTTCGATGTCATCAACTTTTTCGAGATGGTGCTGTTTTGCTTTCTGACCGGTAATGCCGATATGCACCTGAAAAATTTTTCCTTGATCGATATTCCCGAAAAAGAGGGCGTGAACCTTGCCCCGGCTTATGACCTCGTCTCCACCGCGCTCGTGATGCCATCCGACGATGAAGAGCTTGCCCTGACGCTCAACGGCAAGAAAAAACGGCTGATGCTCACGGATTTTCAAGCAGCGTTGAAAACATTGTCGGTTGACGAGGTGGTGCAGGATCGAGTGTTCCGGAAATTCAGCAAGGCTCGTCCAGCTCTGGAAAACCTGATTGACAAGAGTTTCCTTGACCCGGAACTCAAGCTGGCCTACAAAGAGCTTGTCATAAAGAAATATCGGCAGATTGGGCTGGCTTCATAA
- a CDS encoding metal ABC transporter ATP-binding protein, translated as MSEPIVVCEKLCVDRDGAPVLKGLSLSVHKGDFLAVLGPNGGGKTTLLKVMLGLIQPTSGTVTVFGKAPGEIVGRIGYVPQSLQFDRTFPISVREVVLMGRLSKSKLFLRYSKDDRTKAAEAMEITGLTALANRRIGSLSGGELQRVLIARALAGEPDLLLLDEPTASVDPEMKTTIYDLLDRLKADHTIVLVTHDTGTIAHHVTRIACLNCTLDMHEEGSTLGRVSLENLYGYPVDIVEHRAPSAPVSSSPTSGHRHA; from the coding sequence ATGAGCGAGCCGATTGTCGTCTGCGAGAAGCTGTGCGTCGATCGTGACGGCGCGCCGGTGCTGAAGGGGCTTTCCCTCTCGGTGCATAAGGGTGATTTTCTGGCCGTGCTCGGACCGAACGGCGGCGGCAAGACCACGCTGCTCAAGGTAATGCTCGGCTTGATTCAGCCAACATCAGGCACGGTGACGGTGTTCGGCAAGGCGCCGGGCGAGATCGTGGGCCGGATCGGTTACGTACCGCAGAGCCTGCAATTCGACCGCACCTTTCCGATCAGCGTGCGCGAGGTGGTGTTGATGGGGCGGCTCTCCAAATCGAAGCTGTTCCTGCGCTACAGCAAGGATGATCGCACGAAGGCCGCCGAGGCGATGGAGATCACCGGGCTGACGGCACTCGCCAACCGGCGGATCGGCAGCTTGTCGGGTGGCGAGTTGCAGCGCGTGCTTATCGCGCGGGCGCTGGCTGGCGAACCCGACCTGCTGCTGCTCGACGAACCGACCGCCAGCGTCGATCCGGAGATGAAGACCACGATTTACGACCTCCTCGACCGGCTCAAGGCCGACCACACCATCGTGCTGGTCACGCACGACACCGGCACCATTGCGCACCACGTCACGCGCATCGCCTGCCTGAACTGCACGCTCGACATGCACGAAGAGGGCTCCACGCTCGGTCGCGTATCGCTTGAGAACCTGTACGGCTACCCGGTCGATATCGTCGAGCACCGCGCCCCGTCCGCACCCGTCTCCTCGTCACCCACATCCGGACACCGCCATGCCTGA
- the xseB gene encoding exodeoxyribonuclease VII small subunit gives MPAARKTKKNQTSTIEELIQRLEELTGQIEDPDTGLENSIELYEEGRSVAEECRKRLQETRKKLETITPDKPAQATLPAQSEKPAKPEPPKAAGLFDMES, from the coding sequence ATGCCTGCTGCACGTAAAACCAAGAAGAATCAGACTTCGACCATCGAAGAGCTGATCCAGCGTCTCGAAGAGCTTACCGGCCAGATCGAAGATCCCGACACCGGGCTCGAGAACTCCATCGAACTTTACGAGGAGGGCCGCTCGGTTGCCGAAGAGTGCCGCAAGCGCTTGCAGGAGACCCGCAAGAAACTCGAAACAATCACTCCTGACAAGCCCGCTCAGGCCACACTGCCTGCTCAGTCCGAGAAGCCTGCCAAACCGGAGCCACCGAAAGCGGCCGGCCTGTTCGACATGGAGAGCTGA
- the crcB gene encoding fluoride efflux transporter CrcB, translating to MKNVLLVGAGGFAGSVARYLVALAVPFSGTGFPFATFAVNLLGSFLIGFISELALSTTLLSPEARLLLTTGFCGGFTTFSTAMYETGGLMRDGEALYASLYVAGSLVGGLACLFSGTLLAKLWQ from the coding sequence ATGAAAAATGTCTTGCTGGTTGGTGCGGGAGGATTTGCCGGGTCGGTGGCGCGCTACCTCGTGGCGCTCGCCGTGCCGTTTTCGGGTACGGGATTTCCCTTTGCAACCTTTGCGGTCAATCTGCTCGGTTCGTTCCTGATCGGCTTCATCAGCGAACTGGCGCTTTCGACCACGCTGCTCTCGCCCGAAGCCCGCCTGCTTCTGACGACCGGCTTCTGCGGGGGCTTCACCACCTTTTCGACCGCCATGTACGAAACCGGCGGCCTCATGCGCGACGGCGAGGCGCTTTACGCCAGCCTGTACGTTGCGGGTAGTCTCGTCGGTGGCCTTGCCTGTCTTTTTTCCGGAACCCTTCTTGCAAAACTCTGGCAATGA
- a CDS encoding lipid-binding SYLF domain-containing protein yields MRTLLIALAAVMMMFGTARAGWDPADEANAERTIGKFRKEDPSLERFFSRAYGYAVFSDIYKGGFMVIGGGHGKGIVYEHGVPIGRSTVTLVNVGPQLGGQAFSEIIFFKDQAALANFTKGNFELSAQAGVVLVQAGMATNTDYSDGVAVFAMPNAGIMGEATIGGQKFSFKPGR; encoded by the coding sequence ATGCGGACGCTGCTGATTGCTTTGGCGGCGGTTATGATGATGTTCGGAACGGCTCGTGCCGGATGGGATCCGGCTGACGAGGCGAATGCCGAGCGGACAATCGGAAAGTTCAGGAAAGAGGATCCTTCTCTTGAGCGTTTCTTTTCAAGGGCTTACGGTTACGCGGTCTTTTCGGATATTTACAAGGGCGGCTTTATGGTGATCGGTGGAGGTCACGGTAAAGGTATCGTTTATGAGCACGGCGTGCCTATCGGCAGGTCAACGGTGACGCTGGTCAATGTTGGTCCGCAGCTTGGTGGACAGGCGTTTTCCGAGATCATTTTCTTCAAGGATCAGGCCGCACTTGCCAATTTTACGAAAGGCAATTTCGAGCTGAGCGCACAGGCTGGCGTGGTGCTTGTTCAGGCGGGCATGGCTACCAATACCGATTATTCGGATGGCGTTGCCGTGTTTGCGATGCCGAATGCCGGTATCATGGGTGAGGCGACCATTGGCGGCCAGAAGTTCAGCTTCAAGCCGGGACGGTAA